From Paraburkholderia sabiae, a single genomic window includes:
- a CDS encoding acid phosphatase — protein MNEHDDPKPPAAAPLPDTDRPDDPERRRVLTGIAAAGLGLALAGCQSMDSTANGAPRSAADARLDAALHDQVKRIVVIYAENRSFANLYGNFPGVQYPLSAVAPERYLQFDRDGKTQLATLPKIWGGLVPQAQEIDGKRYMIGERDIAGLRNQPFHLTDAHGAPLPNSVITRDLVHRFYQNQMQINAGRNDQFAAWGDSGGLVMGHYRSSGESLKLWALAQQYTLCDNFFMAAFGGSWLNHIFLISAQAPLVPDIGNGPGKKLVSVVEGDDPLGTRLKLAPNAPKSALEGPPVFVNDGLFTPDGYAVNTMAPPYQPSMVRPAEGGDPALANPADPKVLPPQRYATIGDRLSDKGVDWAWYSGAWQYALDHRDTGAVPDFQYHHQPFNYFANFAPGTSARTRHLRDGGVGDDASTNRFIADIDAGRLPAVTFYKPQGNLNMHAGYADVESGDRHIANVIEHIQRGPQWQNTVIVVTHDENGGWWDHVAPPKGDRWGPGSRIPALVISPLAKKGYVDHSVYDTNSILRLISRVHGLAPLDGIVVRDRAMAQNGLPLIGDLSGALDLA, from the coding sequence ATGAACGAGCACGACGATCCCAAACCGCCCGCGGCCGCCCCGCTCCCCGACACCGACCGTCCCGACGATCCCGAACGCCGCCGCGTCCTCACGGGAATCGCGGCAGCCGGCCTCGGCCTGGCGCTGGCGGGCTGCCAGTCGATGGACAGCACCGCGAACGGCGCGCCGCGCAGCGCTGCAGACGCGCGCCTCGACGCCGCCCTGCACGATCAGGTCAAGCGGATCGTCGTGATTTACGCGGAGAATCGCAGCTTCGCGAACCTGTACGGCAATTTCCCCGGCGTGCAATATCCGCTGTCGGCAGTCGCGCCGGAACGTTATCTGCAGTTTGACCGCGACGGCAAGACGCAGCTCGCCACGCTGCCGAAAATCTGGGGCGGTCTCGTGCCGCAGGCGCAGGAAATCGACGGCAAACGCTACATGATTGGCGAACGCGACATCGCCGGCCTGCGCAACCAGCCGTTCCATCTCACCGACGCGCACGGCGCGCCGCTGCCGAACAGCGTGATCACGCGCGATCTCGTACATCGCTTCTATCAGAACCAGATGCAGATCAACGCGGGCCGCAACGACCAGTTCGCCGCATGGGGCGATTCGGGCGGCCTCGTGATGGGGCATTACCGCAGTTCCGGCGAATCGCTGAAACTATGGGCGCTCGCGCAGCAATACACGCTGTGCGACAACTTCTTCATGGCCGCTTTCGGCGGCTCGTGGCTCAATCACATCTTCCTGATTTCGGCGCAGGCGCCGCTCGTGCCGGACATCGGCAACGGGCCGGGCAAGAAGCTGGTGTCCGTGGTCGAGGGCGACGATCCGCTCGGCACGCGTCTCAAACTCGCGCCCAACGCGCCGAAGTCGGCGCTCGAAGGGCCGCCCGTATTCGTCAACGACGGACTGTTCACGCCCGACGGCTACGCCGTCAACACGATGGCTCCGCCGTATCAGCCGAGCATGGTGCGCCCAGCCGAGGGCGGCGACCCCGCGCTCGCGAATCCGGCGGACCCGAAGGTGCTGCCGCCGCAGCGCTACGCGACGATCGGCGACCGGCTCTCCGACAAGGGCGTCGACTGGGCGTGGTATAGCGGCGCGTGGCAGTACGCGCTCGATCATCGCGATACGGGCGCCGTGCCCGACTTCCAGTATCACCATCAGCCGTTCAACTACTTTGCCAACTTCGCACCGGGCACGTCGGCGCGCACGCGGCATCTGCGGGACGGCGGCGTCGGCGACGATGCGTCGACCAACCGCTTCATCGCCGATATCGACGCGGGCCGCCTGCCTGCCGTCACTTTCTACAAGCCGCAGGGCAATCTGAACATGCATGCGGGTTACGCGGATGTCGAATCGGGCGACCGTCACATCGCGAACGTGATCGAGCATATCCAGCGCGGGCCGCAATGGCAGAACACGGTGATCGTCGTCACGCACGACGAGAACGGCGGCTGGTGGGATCACGTCGCGCCGCCGAAGGGCGACCGCTGGGGACCGGGCTCGCGCATCCCCGCGCTCGTCATCTCGCCGCTCGCGAAGAAGGGTTATGTCGATCACTCCGTGTACGACACCAACTCGATCCTGCGTCTGATCAGCCGCGTGCACGGGCTCGCGCCGCTCGACGGCATCGTCGTGCGCGACCGGGCCATGGCGCAGAACGGACTGCCGCTGATCGGCGATCTGTCGGGCGCACTCGATCTCGCGTGA
- a CDS encoding winged helix-turn-helix domain-containing protein — protein sequence MRIQQAGTIALGPGKVALLEAVREHGSISAAARSLSMSYRRAWLLMDELNRSLKSPATVSEHGGQSGGGSVLTPVGEEIIRLYRGIEAQAYAACADNIAALTKMVRR from the coding sequence ATGCGTATCCAGCAGGCGGGCACGATCGCGCTCGGACCGGGAAAAGTCGCGCTGCTCGAAGCGGTGCGCGAGCATGGTTCGATTTCGGCGGCCGCGCGCAGCCTCAGCATGTCGTATCGACGCGCGTGGCTGTTGATGGATGAGTTGAACCGGTCGCTGAAATCGCCCGCGACGGTGTCCGAGCATGGCGGGCAGAGCGGCGGCGGCAGCGTGCTGACGCCTGTCGGTGAGGAGATCATCCGGCTGTATCGCGGCATCGAGGCGCAAGCGTATGCCGCGTGCGCCGACAACATCGCCGCGCTCACGAAGATGGTGCGGCGCTAG
- a CDS encoding YceH family protein codes for MNSTTDDTPRPALRALTPLEARVLGVLFEKQHTVPDTYPLSLNSLAAGCNQKTSRSPVMNVSETEILDAINSLKRLSLVLEGSSSRVPRYEHNLERVLGLPRQSAALLTALLLRGPQTAAELRLATSRLHSFADTSSVEAFLEELADNDPPRVVKLARTPGERESRWTHLLCGEPSAELLRGAALSDEPLPPGELEGLRAQQRELSERVERLEALVAHLAGELGVSLDDLKGRL; via the coding sequence ATGAATTCGACCACCGACGATACCCCGCGCCCCGCCCTGCGCGCGCTCACGCCGCTCGAAGCCCGCGTGCTGGGCGTGCTGTTCGAGAAGCAGCACACCGTCCCCGATACCTACCCGCTGTCGCTCAATTCGCTCGCGGCGGGCTGCAACCAGAAGACCTCGCGCTCGCCCGTGATGAACGTCAGCGAAACCGAGATTCTCGACGCGATCAACAGTCTCAAGCGTCTTTCCCTCGTGCTGGAAGGCAGCAGCAGCCGCGTGCCGCGCTACGAACACAATCTGGAGCGCGTGCTCGGGCTGCCGCGCCAGTCGGCGGCGCTGCTGACGGCGCTGCTGCTGCGCGGCCCGCAGACGGCGGCCGAACTTCGGCTCGCGACGTCGCGCCTGCACAGTTTCGCCGATACCTCGTCCGTCGAAGCGTTTCTCGAAGAACTCGCGGACAACGATCCGCCGCGCGTCGTCAAGCTCGCGCGCACGCCGGGCGAGCGCGAGAGCCGCTGGACGCATCTGCTGTGCGGCGAGCCGTCCGCCGAACTGCTGCGCGGCGCGGCGCTGTCCGACGAACCGCTGCCGCCCGGCGAGCTCGAAGGCCTGCGCGCGCAGCAGCGCGAACTGAGCGAGCGCGTCGAGCGGCTCGAAGCGCTCGTCGCGCATCTCGCCGGCGAACTCGGCGTATCGCTCGACGACCTGAAAGGACGGCTATAA
- a CDS encoding molybdopterin-dependent oxidoreductase, with protein MAQTGTAALPLQDTTTGVVTLAGAFLRPMRVTLDDLRQHASVTADPFDLRCYTTNRFIRKVDQYRGVLLKDLIELAGLRNDNPGDFKRTVFIAHAHDGYAVTFSWHELFNTPIGERVLVAFERGDEPLSADDGAPILFSAADILPAPRHVKRLSGVVARVLEL; from the coding sequence ATGGCACAGACGGGCACCGCGGCGCTGCCGCTGCAGGACACGACGACAGGCGTCGTCACGCTGGCGGGCGCGTTTCTGCGTCCGATGCGGGTGACGCTCGACGATCTGCGGCAGCACGCGAGCGTCACGGCCGATCCGTTCGATCTGCGCTGCTACACGACCAACCGCTTCATCCGCAAGGTCGATCAATATCGCGGCGTGCTGCTGAAAGATCTGATCGAGCTGGCCGGCCTGCGCAACGACAATCCCGGCGACTTCAAGCGCACCGTTTTCATTGCGCACGCTCACGACGGCTACGCGGTCACCTTCTCCTGGCATGAACTGTTCAATACGCCGATCGGCGAGCGCGTGCTGGTTGCGTTCGAACGCGGCGACGAGCCGCTTTCCGCCGACGACGGCGCGCCCATCCTCTTCTCAGCCGCCGATATCCTGCCTGCGCCGCGCCATGTGAAACGGCTGTCGGGTGTCGTCGCGCGCGTGCTCGAATTGTGA
- a CDS encoding DUF2325 domain-containing protein, with translation MHAPPFRLARTTSLDTPVNAAHRTVEGRADPCCAPSKAQLADLKRRTRLAELDSHLHCSIIGTCLSTHELRKLVPKYTSLDRQRASDLEIHHTAVELAIEGGAGGKALQKALDERYAGAIRLFDKAKDPDAVLALWKEALKNGDIPPAYWALMTHSQTTMSVRQTAFGDLHMLSHLVGAANRADIRRLVALEEENASLRAKIDRQQSRLQEMSLQRDTAAHELEARAAHAKAQDADSDDALRAEVLTLREALTARDERLALHTNRREAAEQRAAAEHESARALRERLDEMDALVKTLQAEASALERTLHIAASEDDASQGSTASLPILDRMRIVYVGGRPGSNAAIRRIVESAGGEITVHDGGIEDRKGLLAAALPGADMVVFPVDCIDHDSMNMLKRVCERSHVAWYPLRTASVASFVELMGRLNADARTNTQPGGSPRFCLRHG, from the coding sequence ATGCACGCACCGCCCTTTCGTCTTGCCCGTACGACCAGCCTCGATACGCCTGTAAATGCCGCCCATCGCACTGTTGAAGGGCGCGCCGATCCCTGTTGCGCGCCTTCGAAAGCACAGCTCGCGGACCTGAAACGACGCACTCGCCTCGCCGAACTGGACTCGCATCTGCATTGTTCGATCATCGGCACGTGCCTGAGCACGCATGAATTGCGCAAGCTCGTGCCGAAGTACACGAGCCTCGACCGTCAGCGTGCGAGCGACCTCGAAATTCATCACACAGCCGTCGAACTCGCGATCGAAGGCGGCGCAGGCGGCAAGGCGCTGCAGAAAGCGCTCGACGAACGCTATGCCGGCGCGATCCGGCTGTTCGACAAGGCGAAAGATCCCGATGCCGTGCTCGCGCTATGGAAGGAAGCGCTGAAGAACGGCGACATCCCGCCCGCCTACTGGGCGCTGATGACGCATTCGCAAACGACGATGAGCGTGCGGCAAACGGCCTTCGGCGATCTGCACATGCTGTCGCATCTGGTCGGTGCCGCGAATCGCGCGGACATCCGGCGGCTCGTTGCGCTGGAGGAAGAGAACGCGTCGTTGCGCGCGAAGATCGATCGGCAGCAGAGCCGCTTGCAGGAGATGAGCTTGCAGCGCGACACGGCCGCGCACGAACTCGAAGCGCGCGCCGCGCATGCCAAAGCGCAGGATGCCGATAGCGACGACGCGCTGCGCGCCGAAGTCCTCACGCTGCGCGAAGCGCTGACGGCACGCGACGAACGGCTCGCGCTTCATACAAACCGCCGCGAGGCAGCCGAACAACGCGCCGCCGCCGAACACGAAAGCGCACGCGCATTGCGTGAGAGGCTCGATGAAATGGACGCGCTCGTGAAGACGCTGCAAGCCGAAGCGAGCGCGCTCGAACGCACGCTTCATATTGCGGCGAGCGAAGACGACGCGTCACAAGGTTCGACAGCTTCGCTGCCGATTCTGGACCGCATGCGTATCGTGTATGTCGGCGGACGGCCGGGATCGAATGCGGCCATCAGACGGATCGTCGAATCGGCGGGCGGTGAGATTACCGTGCATGACGGCGGCATCGAAGATCGCAAGGGGCTGCTGGCGGCTGCGCTGCCGGGCGCGGACATGGTCGTGTTTCCCGTCGACTGCATCGATCACGACTCGATGAACATGCTCAAGCGCGTGTGCGAACGTAGCCACGTCGCGTGGTATCCGCTGCGAACTGCGAGCGTCGCGAGTTTCGTCGAACTGATGGGCCGGCTCAATGCCGATGCGCGAACCAACACGCAGCCAGGCGGCTCGCCGCGCTTTTGTCTGCGGCACGGCTAA
- a CDS encoding TOBE domain-containing protein produces MRTSARNHFAGQVSAVKNGAVNDEVTLRTQDGLEIVAVITHGSATSLGLAAGKDAFALVKASSVIVMVDADSSKVSARNCVAGTVASVTKGAVNSEVIISAAGGAQIAAIVTNDSVDRLGLASGKAAAAIFKASSVIVGVE; encoded by the coding sequence ATGCGTACCAGCGCCCGTAATCATTTCGCCGGCCAGGTGTCGGCCGTCAAGAACGGCGCCGTCAACGACGAAGTCACGCTCCGCACGCAGGACGGACTCGAGATCGTCGCGGTCATCACGCACGGCAGCGCGACGTCGCTCGGACTCGCGGCTGGCAAGGACGCGTTCGCGCTCGTCAAGGCGTCGTCGGTGATCGTGATGGTCGATGCGGACAGCAGCAAGGTGTCGGCGCGCAATTGCGTCGCGGGCACGGTCGCGTCGGTCACGAAGGGCGCCGTTAACAGCGAGGTCATCATCTCGGCGGCAGGCGGCGCGCAGATCGCGGCCATCGTCACGAATGACAGCGTCGACCGTCTCGGCCTCGCGAGCGGCAAGGCGGCTGCGGCGATCTTCAAGGCGTCGAGTGTGATCGTCGGCGTTGAGTGA
- a CDS encoding terminase small subunit-like protein: MMDQIESPTRKHWPAATIDDIINAVAEGGYLEVILASRPEYPSRTTFYRWLGSDDELKDRFNAAVAEAVGKKTYRTR, from the coding sequence ATGATGGATCAAATCGAATCGCCCACCCGCAAACATTGGCCCGCCGCAACGATTGACGACATTATCAATGCGGTAGCGGAGGGCGGGTATCTGGAGGTAATTCTGGCATCGCGGCCCGAGTATCCATCACGCACGACGTTCTATCGATGGCTTGGCAGCGACGATGAGCTAAAGGACCGATTCAATGCGGCGGTAGCAGAGGCAGTAGGCAAGAAAACATACCGGACGCGCTAG
- a CDS encoding tyrosine-type recombinase/integrase translates to MTATLTHAHLLAAKPKDKPYKVVDDHSLYLYVPVSGKRKWKFDFRIGGKTSTITLGDFPAMTLKEARTKRDAARELVKDGINPLLRKEQLKQDNIKAAENTVYSIVKSWFDAEKIRFSDSYRDSASRYIERYLNDTAFGNLPARDVKPAQVSKFLQSIAVRNGTSGDERKKTGAPHVAVRVRSYLDGGFRRAITQEIVEHNPVSALRFSDVAKLPETRNNTALDDINLKRLIASIGVTPAKPLTKLALRLLLLTATRTVEVREARWQEFDFKHAQWTVPGGRMKMKKSHIVPLSHQAITVLKQVKELTKRDKPDDFVFPNERDPSRPLSHAVINKLIIRAGFGEGENWFRAHGFRGTFATWADENNFTVKAVDRALAHVEKNQVRRAYSKAQLLPERQKMMQTWADFLQTIGH, encoded by the coding sequence ATGACAGCCACCCTCACGCACGCGCATCTGCTTGCCGCCAAGCCCAAGGACAAGCCTTACAAAGTCGTTGATGACCATTCGCTGTATCTGTACGTGCCGGTATCCGGCAAACGTAAATGGAAATTCGATTTCCGGATCGGCGGCAAAACCTCAACGATTACGCTTGGGGATTTTCCCGCCATGACGTTGAAAGAGGCTCGCACGAAACGCGATGCGGCCCGCGAATTGGTAAAGGACGGGATAAATCCGCTTCTGCGAAAAGAGCAATTAAAGCAAGACAACATAAAAGCGGCAGAAAACACGGTTTATTCGATTGTCAAAAGCTGGTTCGATGCAGAAAAAATCCGCTTTTCTGACAGCTACCGGGATTCGGCCTCCCGCTATATCGAACGCTATCTGAACGATACCGCGTTCGGCAATCTACCCGCCCGCGACGTCAAACCGGCTCAGGTGTCCAAGTTTTTACAATCAATCGCAGTGAGAAACGGGACCAGCGGGGACGAGAGAAAGAAAACCGGTGCGCCGCATGTCGCAGTGCGGGTGCGCAGCTATTTAGACGGCGGATTCAGGCGGGCCATTACGCAAGAGATAGTCGAGCATAACCCCGTCTCTGCCCTGCGTTTCTCCGACGTTGCCAAGCTGCCTGAAACCCGCAATAACACGGCGCTTGACGATATCAACCTGAAACGCCTGATTGCCTCCATTGGCGTGACGCCCGCCAAGCCCCTTACCAAGCTGGCATTGCGGCTTCTGTTATTGACGGCTACCCGCACGGTAGAAGTGCGTGAGGCCCGCTGGCAAGAGTTTGATTTCAAGCACGCGCAATGGACCGTGCCCGGTGGACGCATGAAAATGAAAAAATCGCATATTGTCCCGCTCAGTCATCAGGCCATAACCGTACTTAAACAGGTCAAGGAATTAACCAAACGGGACAAACCGGATGATTTTGTGTTTCCGAATGAACGCGACCCCTCCCGTCCGCTCAGTCACGCAGTAATCAATAAACTGATTATCCGGGCCGGGTTTGGGGAAGGAGAAAACTGGTTCCGCGCGCACGGTTTCCGGGGCACGTTTGCGACATGGGCCGATGAAAATAACTTTACCGTCAAAGCCGTGGATAGAGCCTTGGCGCATGTCGAGAAAAATCAGGTGCGCCGCGCCTATTCCAAAGCGCAGCTACTACCCGAACGCCAGAAAATGATGCAAACGTGGGCCGATTTTCTTCAGACGATTGGACATTGA
- a CDS encoding DMT family transporter, producing the protein MPRMRIVLLTIVAMFAFAGNSLLCRVALKGTSIDPATFTSVRIVSAAIALWIVLRTRGESQRIGGNWLSAFALFAYAAAFSFAYVSLAAGTGALLLFGAVQATMIGYALARGERLRALQWIGLICALAGLVALVLPGVSAPPPLASLLMLCAGIAWGIYSLRGKRAADPTVTTAGNFIRAIPFAIAISAAMFTHASIDKTGLLFAAISGALTSGVGYVIWYAALKHIPSATAATVQLSVPLIAAAGGIALLAEPLTARLALSALAILGGIALVVVRR; encoded by the coding sequence ATGCCGCGCATGCGCATCGTCTTGCTGACGATCGTCGCGATGTTCGCCTTCGCGGGCAATTCGCTGCTATGCCGCGTGGCACTGAAAGGCACGTCGATCGATCCCGCAACATTCACGTCGGTGCGCATCGTGTCGGCGGCGATCGCGTTGTGGATCGTTCTGCGCACGCGCGGCGAATCGCAGCGCATCGGGGGCAACTGGCTGTCTGCGTTCGCGCTGTTTGCGTACGCAGCGGCGTTTTCGTTTGCGTATGTCTCGCTGGCGGCAGGCACGGGTGCGCTGCTGCTGTTCGGCGCGGTGCAGGCAACGATGATCGGCTACGCGCTTGCGCGCGGTGAACGTCTGCGCGCGTTGCAATGGATCGGCCTGATATGCGCGCTCGCGGGACTCGTCGCTCTCGTGCTGCCGGGCGTCAGCGCGCCGCCTCCGCTCGCGTCGCTGCTGATGCTGTGCGCGGGCATCGCATGGGGCATCTATTCGCTACGCGGCAAACGCGCCGCCGATCCCACTGTCACCACGGCCGGCAATTTCATTCGCGCAATCCCCTTCGCGATAGCGATCAGCGCCGCCATGTTCACCCATGCGTCGATCGATAAAACCGGCCTGCTTTTCGCGGCGATTTCGGGCGCGTTGACGTCGGGCGTCGGCTATGTGATCTGGTATGCCGCGCTCAAGCACATCCCGTCCGCTACGGCTGCAACCGTGCAACTGAGCGTGCCGCTGATCGCCGCGGCAGGCGGCATCGCGCTGCTCGCCGAACCGCTGACGGCGCGCCTCGCGCTGAGCGCGCTCGCGATACTGGGCGGCATCGCGCTCGTCGTCGTGCGCCGCTGA
- a CDS encoding terminase small subunit-like protein has translation MGITVKKEGGKVVQLPKKKAKTGPAPMPADKFAAMLEWIKRGESVAQASKRPGMPAESTFHAWRKKSDANDHAYREALSFQVDGMVDSVFPMLDNLFNGQKTVSETAKLRRAAMRIQHTQWLASRRDPAHYGGQIAGDDSTVKFVYSPDDHKPDTPPPSPPKEGTHDA, from the coding sequence ATGGGTATCACTGTAAAGAAAGAGGGCGGCAAGGTAGTACAGCTTCCCAAGAAAAAGGCGAAAACCGGCCCAGCGCCGATGCCCGCCGACAAGTTCGCGGCGATGCTGGAATGGATCAAGCGGGGCGAATCCGTTGCGCAAGCGAGCAAGCGCCCCGGCATGCCCGCCGAATCGACATTCCACGCGTGGCGCAAAAAGAGCGATGCAAACGACCACGCCTATAGAGAGGCATTGTCCTTTCAGGTAGATGGCATGGTTGATAGCGTCTTTCCGATGCTCGATAACCTGTTCAACGGGCAAAAGACCGTCAGTGAGACCGCGAAGCTACGCCGTGCCGCCATGCGCATACAGCACACACAGTGGCTGGCATCGCGTCGTGACCCCGCACACTACGGCGGACAGATCGCGGGCGATGACAGCACGGTTAAATTCGTGTACTCACCGGACGATCATAAGCCCGATACACCGCCCCCAAGCCCCCCGAAAGAAGGCACGCACGATGCCTAA
- a CDS encoding DUF3022 domain-containing protein — protein sequence MNTIGLSQRIEEIELALAGMFESPKAPTVSAYQEGSTTYLTLSWVVETGRDTTLDARCIATLKLVDAQIDRYALLETAKRRIVQDRLKDLVRRHVDASRAKPASSDDCSVELEVDDAVFDVPDEPYSML from the coding sequence ATGAACACGATTGGATTGTCGCAGCGCATCGAGGAAATCGAACTGGCTCTCGCAGGCATGTTCGAATCGCCGAAAGCGCCGACCGTGAGCGCGTATCAGGAAGGATCGACCACTTATCTGACGCTCTCGTGGGTCGTCGAAACGGGTCGGGACACGACGCTGGATGCGCGCTGCATCGCGACGCTCAAGCTCGTCGATGCCCAGATCGACCGCTATGCGTTGCTGGAAACGGCCAAACGGCGAATCGTGCAGGATCGGCTGAAGGATCTCGTGCGCCGGCATGTCGACGCATCGCGGGCGAAGCCGGCATCGTCGGACGACTGTTCGGTCGAACTCGAGGTCGACGACGCCGTGTTCGACGTACCCGACGAGCCGTACAGCATGCTGTAA
- a CDS encoding transglycosylase SLT domain-containing protein, which yields MGGKMAENTHGVLLIPVDDSQFAEFLRKFEKYREEAKEGADPWAGSAQNAREAADSAAALDAHMAHTAQIVNSSKMTGTQSYSFLFAQNIHFAARDSEKILKNTDKTNRSLVATIRSWTNLSGLRKDFLKVGGTALAAGGAIVNATNDLSKKNLEARQLNLPIGTADAFESDYQPLGLKRSDISNFANAKEDSRLWKPLIAAGLSVDQIKGLDPDELAIAFARAAGQQYKGWESQGLPAAQIANARGFNDLLGNETLRAAGSWTDQQWNDTHAKYLTDQQSMRIDQKTADQSTAFMQKLRADMTTFGNAFNSELAKAAPQLGHLADAATVAGQSLIKWLAPKLATVAEGAADVTDTLNNGTTYTSPENGGPQYKPNDAVSGFRMVGDTIRKWFPGIPDATQPVVNAPGFKADPKRDEMLKRWESLYRLRPGVLDNFERQESSRGKNIGPNTNDSSGPAGPFQLTKDTGNAFGVSNRLDENESAGGAARYIAFLLRKYRGDYAKVGAAYDGFSGLDKAIAKYGDDWRHHLSEFGTGKAVNETRKYLSDLEANGLDLSKRDDAFANARNDANLKLDPRTLGAGESFDVSAGPKALTQQQTSNAVEMGVVSGMDKFLTRLADVFREGGGAQFRGPDARREKPSDGARAPVRVDVRVNTPPGASTNVTMGSSPQ from the coding sequence ATGGGCGGCAAGATGGCAGAGAACACACACGGCGTGCTTTTAATCCCAGTGGACGATTCGCAGTTCGCCGAATTTTTGCGGAAGTTCGAGAAATACCGGGAGGAAGCAAAGGAAGGTGCAGACCCTTGGGCGGGTAGTGCACAGAATGCCCGCGAAGCCGCAGACAGCGCCGCCGCACTTGACGCCCATATGGCCCATACCGCGCAAATCGTCAACTCAAGCAAGATGACGGGCACGCAGAGCTACAGCTTTCTGTTCGCTCAAAACATTCACTTTGCGGCGCGGGACTCGGAAAAGATTCTCAAGAATACCGACAAGACAAACCGCAGTCTGGTTGCGACGATTCGAAGCTGGACCAACCTTAGCGGACTGCGCAAAGACTTTCTGAAAGTGGGCGGCACGGCGCTGGCGGCGGGCGGCGCAATCGTGAATGCTACCAATGACCTCTCGAAAAAGAACCTTGAGGCACGGCAGCTTAATCTACCGATTGGTACGGCGGATGCATTCGAATCCGACTATCAGCCTTTGGGCCTGAAACGTTCGGACATCTCAAACTTTGCCAATGCGAAAGAGGATTCAAGGCTTTGGAAACCTCTGATTGCAGCGGGCCTGAGTGTCGATCAAATCAAAGGCTTGGACCCCGATGAACTGGCAATTGCATTCGCGCGCGCAGCGGGGCAGCAATACAAGGGGTGGGAGAGCCAAGGATTACCCGCTGCACAGATTGCCAACGCAAGAGGCTTTAATGACCTGCTAGGCAATGAGACGTTGCGGGCGGCGGGGAGCTGGACCGACCAGCAATGGAACGACACCCACGCCAAGTATCTGACCGATCAGCAATCCATGCGCATCGATCAGAAAACGGCCGATCAATCGACCGCGTTTATGCAGAAGCTACGTGCGGACATGACGACATTCGGCAACGCGTTCAATAGCGAGCTTGCCAAAGCCGCGCCGCAACTCGGACACCTTGCGGATGCCGCCACGGTTGCAGGGCAGAGCCTGATTAAATGGCTTGCGCCAAAGCTGGCGACAGTAGCAGAGGGGGCCGCCGATGTTACCGATACTCTCAACAACGGCACGACCTACACAAGCCCTGAGAACGGCGGGCCGCAGTACAAGCCCAATGATGCGGTGTCGGGTTTTCGTATGGTCGGAGACACCATCCGCAAATGGTTTCCCGGCATCCCCGATGCCACGCAACCCGTAGTCAATGCACCGGGATTCAAGGCAGACCCCAAGCGGGATGAAATGCTAAAGCGTTGGGAATCCCTCTATCGCTTGCGTCCCGGCGTGCTGGATAACTTTGAGCGGCAGGAATCATCGCGCGGAAAGAACATCGGCCCCAACACGAACGATAGTTCCGGCCCCGCTGGTCCTTTCCAGCTAACCAAGGACACCGGTAACGCGTTCGGGGTTTCGAATCGCTTGGATGAAAACGAGAGTGCCGGGGGCGCGGCGCGGTATATCGCGTTTCTCTTGCGTAAGTACCGGGGGGACTATGCAAAGGTGGGGGCCGCATACGATGGTTTCAGCGGGCTTGATAAAGCCATTGCGAAGTATGGTGATGACTGGCGGCATCACCTTAGCGAGTTCGGCACCGGCAAGGCAGTTAATGAGACCCGCAAGTATCTGAGCGATTTGGAGGCCAATGGTTTGGACCTTTCGAAACGCGATGATGCATTCGCCAACGCACGCAACGATGCCAATTTGAAACTTGACCCGCGCACGCTTGGCGCTGGTGAGTCGTTCGATGTGTCGGCGGGGCCAAAGGCACTCACGCAGCAACAGACCAGCAACGCCGTTGAAATGGGCGTTGTGTCGGGTATGGACAAGTTTCTCACCCGCCTTGCTGATGTATTCCGGGAGGGCGGCGGGGCGCAATTCCGTGGACCGGATGCGCGGCGCGAAAAACCCTCAGACGGCGCACGCGCCCCTGTGCGAGTAGACGTACGTGTCAACACGCCACCGGGAGCCAGCACGAACGTAACGATGGGTTCATCGCCTCAATAA